In Helianthus annuus cultivar XRQ/B chromosome 8, HanXRQr2.0-SUNRISE, whole genome shotgun sequence, a single genomic region encodes these proteins:
- the LOC110870134 gene encoding uncharacterized protein LOC110870134: protein MAKRQAIEPVYRTLQDTIGVSLPFGGKIMVMGGDFSQVLPVIKRGTRAQIVDSSLQMSPLWSLTKKKRLTINMRVLKDPWFSEFLLRVGDGTEEPIEGNYIRIPDDMTIQCNNRENSIKELINVIFPSIEDNVYSLYYIISRATLSTKNESVDEINNQMIDIFQREEKVYYSFDEAEDVQHNFYPVEFLHSLNVCGLSPHKLRLKIGCPIILLRNIDPSHGPCNGTRLIYKGFMRNVIDAKIAVGQHARKKRVFFFFFCQESL from the coding sequence ATGGCTAAACGACAGGCGATAGAGCCAGTCTATCGTACATTACAAGACACTATAGGTGTTAGTCTCCCATTTGGTGGGAAGATAATGGTTATGGGAGGTGACTTCAGTCAGGTGTTGCCGGTTATTAAACGTGGCACTCGAGCACAGATTGTAGACTCCAGCCTACAAATGTCACCTCTTTGGTCTTTGACTAAAAAGAAGCGGTTGACCATAAATATGAGAGTGCTTAAAGATCCATGGTTTTCTGAATTTCTTTTAAGAGTCGGCGATGGAACTGAAGAACCAATCGAAGGAAATTATATCCGCATACCCGATGACATGACAATTCAGTGCAACAATAGAGAAAACTCTATAAAAGAATTGATCAATGTAATCTTTCCATCAATTGAAGATAACGTATATTCTTTGTATTATATAATCTCTAGAGCAACATTGTCCACTAAAAATGAGAGTGTTGACGAGATTAATAATCAAATGATTGACATTTTTCAAAGGGAGGAAAAAGTTTATTACAGTTTTGACGAAGCTGAAGACGTTCAGCACAACTTCTATCCGGTCGAATTCTTACACTCGCTAAATGTTTGTGGTTTGTCGCCTCATAAGCTTCGTTTAAAAATTGGATGCCCAATAATATTGTTACGGAATATCGATCCATCACATGGCCCGTGTAATGGCACACGGTTGATATATAAAGGTTTCATGCGAAATGTTATTGATGCAAAAATTGCAGTCGGTCAACATGCTAGAAAaaagagggttttttttttttttttttgccaagaATCCCTCTAA